One genomic region from Candidatus Chlorobium masyuteum encodes:
- the nifH gene encoding nitrogenase iron protein has translation MRKVAIYGKGGIGKSTTTQNTVAGLAEMGKNVMVIGCDPKADSTRLLLGGLQQKTVLDTLREEGEEVELEDIIKEGYRNTRCTESGGPEPGVGCAGRGIITSVNLLEQLGAFDDEWNLDYVFYDVLGDVVCGGFAMPIRDGKAEEIYIVCSGEMMAMYAANNICKGILKYADTGGVRLGGLICNSRNVDNERQMIEELAKKIGTQMIHFVPRNNFVQRAEINRKTVIEYDPTHEQADEYRALAQKIHDNKMFVIPKPLEIEELEALLIEFGIAN, from the coding sequence ATGAGAAAAGTCGCTATTTACGGAAAAGGTGGCATCGGCAAGTCAACTACAACACAGAACACGGTTGCCGGTCTGGCTGAAATGGGAAAAAATGTCATGGTTATCGGTTGTGACCCGAAAGCTGACTCAACCCGTCTGCTCCTTGGCGGACTTCAGCAGAAAACAGTGCTCGATACGCTTCGCGAGGAGGGTGAAGAGGTCGAACTTGAAGATATCATCAAAGAGGGATACAGAAATACCCGCTGCACCGAATCCGGCGGTCCTGAGCCAGGTGTAGGCTGTGCCGGTCGCGGTATCATCACCTCGGTTAACCTGCTTGAGCAGCTTGGCGCTTTCGATGATGAATGGAATCTCGACTATGTTTTCTACGATGTTCTCGGTGACGTTGTCTGCGGTGGATTTGCCATGCCGATCCGTGACGGAAAAGCTGAAGAGATCTACATCGTCTGTTCCGGTGAGATGATGGCCATGTACGCTGCCAACAACATCTGTAAAGGTATCCTGAAATATGCCGATACCGGTGGAGTACGTCTTGGCGGACTTATCTGCAACAGCCGTAATGTTGACAACGAACGCCAGATGATTGAAGAGCTTGCCAAAAAGATCGGTACACAGATGATTCACTTTGTACCCCGTAACAACTTTGTGCAGCGCGCCGAGATCAACCGCAAGACGGTTATTGAATACGATCCGACCCATGAGCAGGCTGATGAGTACAGAGCTCTTGCACAGAAGATTCACGACAACAAGATGTTTGTCATCCCCAAGCCGCTTGAAATCGAAGAGCTTGAAGCGCTTCTCATTGAATTTGGTATCGCTAACTAA
- a CDS encoding P-II family nitrogen regulator: MLMIRTIVRPEKVHQVMQGLLEAGFPAVTKISVVGRGKQRGLRVGDVVYDEIPKEMLIVVVPDNDKDFVIRAIIENAKSSGEGKFGDGKIFISSVEEVYTISSGEKETEPLLATKEA; the protein is encoded by the coding sequence ATGTTAATGATCAGAACAATCGTAAGGCCGGAAAAGGTACATCAGGTCATGCAGGGGCTGCTTGAAGCAGGCTTCCCGGCTGTTACAAAAATCTCGGTTGTCGGACGTGGAAAGCAGCGCGGACTTCGTGTCGGTGATGTTGTCTATGATGAAATCCCCAAAGAGATGCTGATTGTGGTGGTTCCGGATAATGACAAGGATTTCGTGATCCGGGCCATCATCGAGAATGCAAAGTCAAGCGGTGAAGGAAAATTCGGTGACGGCAAGATCTTTATTTCAAGTGTCGAAGAGGTCTACACCATCAGCAGCGGTGAAAAAGAGACCGAACCGTTGCTCGCAACAAAGGAGGCCTGA
- the nifE gene encoding nitrogenase iron-molybdenum cofactor biosynthesis protein NifE: MEHIGILEGREKQVFEKKGGIETSDIACETSSLSGSVSQRACVFCGSRVVLYPVADAIHIVHGPIGCAAYTWDIRGAVSSGPELHRLSFSTDLQEMDVIYGGEKKLYLSLIELIEQYKPKAAFIYSTCIVGLIGDDIDAVCKKVAAETGIPVLPVHSEGFKGTKKDGYKAACFALMKLIGTGSTEGISKQSINILGEFNLAGEAWIIRKYYERMGIEVVSTLTGDGRIDAVKRAHGASLNVVQCSGSMTSLAKDMEEKYGIPYIRVSYFGIEDMSKSLYDVALHFPEHPEIMEAAKQVVSEEVKKLYPELQKFKKALTGKKAAIYVGGAFKTFSLIKALRSIGMSVVLAGSQTGNKDDYRRLKEMCDEGTVIVDDSNPVELSKFILEKEADLLIGGVKERPIAFKLGIGFCDHNHERKIPLAGFVGMYNFALEVYQSVMSPVWQFAPRKGGNR; this comes from the coding sequence ATGGAACATATTGGTATTCTTGAGGGAAGAGAGAAGCAGGTTTTCGAAAAAAAGGGGGGTATTGAGACCTCCGATATAGCTTGCGAAACCTCCAGTCTTTCCGGGTCAGTAAGCCAGCGAGCCTGCGTCTTCTGTGGATCAAGGGTCGTGCTCTATCCAGTGGCCGATGCCATTCATATTGTTCACGGGCCGATAGGGTGTGCCGCATATACCTGGGACATCCGTGGAGCCGTATCATCAGGACCTGAACTGCACCGGTTAAGTTTTTCCACCGACCTGCAGGAGATGGACGTCATTTACGGCGGTGAAAAAAAACTCTATTTATCACTCATTGAACTGATTGAGCAGTATAAACCGAAGGCTGCCTTTATCTATTCGACCTGCATTGTCGGCCTTATCGGTGACGATATAGACGCGGTATGCAAAAAAGTTGCCGCAGAAACAGGAATTCCTGTACTGCCGGTTCACTCCGAAGGGTTCAAGGGAACCAAAAAAGACGGCTACAAAGCTGCCTGCTTTGCCCTGATGAAGCTGATCGGCACAGGATCAACCGAAGGGATCAGTAAACAGAGCATAAACATCCTCGGTGAATTCAACCTTGCCGGCGAGGCATGGATTATCAGAAAGTATTATGAAAGAATGGGTATCGAGGTTGTCTCCACCCTGACCGGTGACGGTCGTATTGATGCGGTAAAGCGTGCCCACGGGGCTTCACTTAATGTTGTGCAGTGCTCCGGCTCCATGACTTCGCTTGCCAAGGATATGGAGGAGAAATATGGTATTCCCTATATCAGGGTATCCTACTTCGGTATTGAAGACATGTCAAAATCGCTCTACGATGTTGCTCTCCATTTTCCGGAGCATCCGGAAATCATGGAAGCAGCAAAGCAGGTCGTCAGTGAGGAGGTAAAAAAGCTTTACCCTGAACTGCAGAAATTCAAAAAAGCACTGACCGGCAAAAAAGCAGCCATCTATGTCGGCGGCGCATTTAAAACATTCTCTCTTATCAAAGCCCTGCGTTCAATCGGCATGTCGGTTGTACTTGCCGGATCGCAGACTGGCAATAAAGATGATTACCGGCGGCTCAAGGAGATGTGCGATGAGGGTACGGTTATCGTGGACGACTCAAACCCCGTTGAACTCTCGAAATTCATCCTTGAAAAAGAGGCCGACCTGCTCATCGGTGGCGTCAAGGAGCGTCCTATTGCCTTCAAGCTCGGCATCGGATTCTGCGATCATAACCATGAGAGAAAAATTCCTCTCGCCGGATTTGTCGGTATGTACAATTTTGCACTGGAGGTCTACCAGTCGGTCATGAGTCCGGTATGGCAGTTCGCTCCAAGAAAAGGAGGTAACCGTTGA
- a CDS encoding P-II family nitrogen regulator, producing MKEIISVIRINKVNETKKALIDAGIPAFTATGRVMGRGKGQVHFDILKGAEAGHPEAIAQLGGAPRLVAKRILTIVVPDELCSMAIETIIKTNQTGNPGDGKIFVTPIVETLRIRTGEAGDEALN from the coding sequence ATGAAAGAGATTATTTCAGTAATCCGGATCAACAAGGTAAATGAAACCAAAAAGGCGCTTATCGATGCAGGCATCCCTGCATTCACCGCAACCGGAAGGGTTATGGGTCGGGGAAAAGGCCAGGTTCATTTCGACATTCTCAAGGGGGCCGAAGCAGGACATCCGGAGGCAATCGCTCAACTTGGCGGTGCACCGAGGCTGGTGGCAAAAAGAATTCTGACCATCGTCGTTCCTGATGAGTTGTGCAGCATGGCAATTGAGACCATCATCAAGACCAACCAGACCGGCAATCCCGGTGACGGAAAAATCTTTGTGACACCAATTGTCGAAACTCTAAGAATTAGAACCGGTGAAGCAGGCGACGAAGCGCTGAATTAA
- the nifB gene encoding nitrogenase cofactor biosynthesis protein NifB, which yields MTLKIANHPCFNDASRHKFGRIHLPIAPKCNIQCNYCNRKFDCMNENRPGVTSKILSPQQAMHYLDQAMILSPNIAVVGIAGPGDPFANPTETMETLRLVRAKYPEMLLCVATNGLDLLPYIDELAELQVSHVTITINAIDPEIGSEIYAWVRHNKKMYRDIDAARLLIGNQLEALKRLKEAGVTAKVNSIIIPGINDTHVIEVARKVAELGADILNCMPYYSTTETVFENIPEPSLDMVAEIQKATSEYLPQMKHCARCRADAVGIIGEINSEEMMQKLAEAAALPKIPTDVRPFVAVSSLEGVLINQHLGEADRFLIYAMDYDKNECVLVDSRTAPPTGGGQQRWEELAGILKDCRALLVNGAGGSPTKVLNEHGIEVMVLEGIIEEAVYGVFGGQDLKHLMKSSQIHACGSSCSGTGGGCG from the coding sequence ATGACACTTAAAATCGCAAATCACCCCTGTTTCAACGATGCATCGCGCCACAAGTTCGGGCGTATCCACCTCCCTATTGCGCCGAAATGCAATATCCAGTGCAACTACTGCAATCGTAAATTTGATTGCATGAATGAAAACCGCCCGGGCGTCACGAGTAAAATTCTCTCGCCCCAGCAGGCCATGCACTATCTGGATCAGGCAATGATCCTCTCTCCGAACATTGCCGTCGTCGGTATTGCCGGTCCCGGTGATCCGTTCGCCAACCCGACCGAGACCATGGAAACCCTTCGGCTGGTAAGGGCAAAATATCCCGAGATGCTGCTCTGTGTGGCAACCAACGGTCTTGACCTGCTCCCTTACATTGATGAACTTGCCGAGCTTCAGGTCAGCCATGTCACCATCACCATCAATGCAATCGATCCTGAGATCGGATCGGAAATCTATGCATGGGTGCGCCATAACAAGAAGATGTACCGCGACATTGATGCCGCAAGATTGCTTATCGGCAACCAGCTTGAGGCCCTCAAACGGCTCAAGGAAGCCGGTGTAACGGCAAAAGTAAACTCGATCATCATTCCCGGCATCAACGATACCCATGTGATCGAAGTTGCCCGGAAAGTGGCTGAACTTGGTGCCGATATTCTGAACTGTATGCCTTACTACAGCACAACCGAGACGGTGTTTGAAAACATTCCGGAACCATCTCTCGACATGGTTGCTGAAATCCAGAAAGCCACAAGCGAATATCTGCCGCAGATGAAACACTGCGCCCGCTGCCGCGCCGATGCAGTCGGCATAATCGGAGAGATCAACAGCGAAGAGATGATGCAGAAACTGGCTGAAGCCGCAGCACTTCCAAAAATCCCGACGGACGTTCGGCCCTTTGTTGCCGTCAGCTCTCTGGAGGGTGTGCTGATCAACCAGCACCTTGGTGAAGCCGACCGCTTTCTGATATACGCTATGGATTATGACAAAAATGAGTGTGTGCTGGTTGACTCAAGAACAGCGCCCCCAACCGGAGGCGGCCAGCAACGGTGGGAGGAACTGGCCGGAATTCTCAAAGACTGCCGTGCACTGCTCGTCAATGGAGCTGGTGGTTCACCGACCAAGGTACTCAACGAGCATGGCATAGAGGTGATGGTACTCGAAGGGATCATTGAAGAGGCGGTCTACGGCGTCTTTGGCGGCCAGGACCTGAAACATCTCATGAAAAGCAGCCAGATCCACGCCTGCGGTTCAAGCTGCAGCGGAACAGGCGGCGGGTGCGGGTAA
- a CDS encoding nitrogenase component 1 → MKHAKTATQNACKLCNPLGACLAFRGIENCVPFLHGSQGCATYIRRYLISHYKEPIDIASSNFHEESAVFGGSHNLQVGLKNVTAQYKPEVIGIATTCLSETIGDDVPMILREYTKTYRNGSPMPIMIHASTPSYQGSHIDGFHAAVRATVETLAEKGERQNLVNMFPNMVSPADLRYLKEIFTDFRLPCMLLPDYSQTMDGGPWGEYHRIPPGGTPASAIANAGKATASIEFTSTLADSKSAAGYLEGAFGVPRHKLSLPIGIKESDKFFDLLETLTEQPRPEKYEDERRRLVDAYADGHKYVFEKKVILYGEEDLVVAMTAFLREIGMTPLLCASGGKSGQLKQRLIELIPDLEEQGIKVREGVDFMDIEDEAKVLKPDFLIGNSKGYTMSRKNNIPLLRIGFPIHDRFGGQRAHHIGYRGTQELFDRIVNTVIEQRQNASSIGYTYM, encoded by the coding sequence TTGAAACACGCAAAAACAGCAACACAGAATGCCTGCAAGCTCTGCAACCCGCTCGGAGCATGCCTTGCATTCCGCGGCATAGAGAACTGCGTGCCGTTCCTCCATGGCTCCCAGGGGTGCGCTACCTACATTCGCCGTTACCTGATCAGCCACTACAAGGAACCGATTGATATCGCTTCGTCCAACTTCCATGAAGAGAGCGCGGTTTTCGGCGGCAGCCATAACCTGCAGGTCGGCCTGAAAAACGTCACTGCGCAGTACAAACCGGAAGTTATCGGCATAGCAACGACCTGCCTGAGCGAAACCATAGGTGATGACGTGCCCATGATCCTGAGGGAGTATACAAAGACGTACAGAAACGGCTCCCCCATGCCGATCATGATTCATGCTTCAACACCAAGCTATCAGGGCAGTCATATCGACGGGTTCCATGCTGCGGTAAGGGCTACCGTCGAGACATTGGCAGAGAAGGGAGAGCGGCAGAACCTTGTCAATATGTTCCCGAACATGGTTTCGCCGGCAGATCTGCGCTACCTCAAGGAGATCTTCACTGATTTCAGGCTCCCCTGCATGCTCCTGCCGGACTATTCACAGACAATGGATGGCGGCCCCTGGGGTGAGTACCACCGTATTCCGCCGGGAGGAACTCCGGCAAGCGCTATAGCAAATGCCGGAAAAGCAACAGCAAGCATTGAGTTCACCTCAACGCTTGCTGATTCAAAATCGGCGGCCGGGTATCTTGAAGGGGCTTTTGGCGTACCACGCCACAAGCTCTCTCTGCCGATCGGCATCAAGGAGAGCGACAAGTTTTTCGATCTGCTCGAAACCCTGACAGAGCAACCCCGGCCGGAAAAATATGAGGATGAGCGCCGCCGTCTGGTTGACGCCTATGCCGATGGGCACAAATATGTCTTTGAGAAAAAAGTAATCCTCTACGGAGAGGAGGATCTTGTTGTAGCCATGACCGCATTTCTTCGCGAAATCGGCATGACGCCTCTGCTCTGCGCCTCGGGAGGAAAAAGCGGGCAGCTCAAACAGCGGCTCATCGAACTGATTCCCGACCTGGAGGAACAGGGTATCAAGGTGCGTGAAGGGGTCGACTTTATGGATATAGAGGATGAGGCTAAAGTGCTGAAACCGGATTTTCTGATCGGCAACAGCAAAGGCTATACCATGTCACGCAAAAACAATATCCCGCTGCTCAGAATCGGCTTCCCGATTCATGATCGATTTGGCGGACAGAGAGCGCATCACATCGGCTACAGAGGAACCCAGGAGCTCTTTGACCGGATTGTCAACACCGTTATCGAACAGCGGCAGAATGCTTCATCAATAGGCTATACTTATATGTAA
- the nifD gene encoding nitrogenase molybdenum-iron protein alpha chain, with translation MEANTHFPDPSQVREELIQRYPTKVAKKRAKSIIVNDPQIIPEVQANVRTVPGIITQRGCSYAGCKGVVLGPTRDIVNIVHGPIGCSFYAWMTRRNQTRTESLMDANFIPYCFSTDMQEENIVFGGEKKLKQAIQEAYDLFHPKSIAIFSTCPVGLIGDDVHAASREMKEKLGDCNVFGFSCEGYRGVSQSAGHHIANNGVFKHMVGRDNTPSEGKFKLNLLGEYNIGGDAFEIERIFEKAGLTLVSSFSGNSTVKQLENSHTADLNVIQCHRSINYMGDMMETKYGIPWMKVSFVGAESSAKSLRKIAEYFDDEELKARVEAVIAEEMPKVKAIIDEILPRTTGKTAMLFVGGSRAHHYQDLFTELGMTTVAAGYEFAHRDDYEGRDVLPNIKIDADSKNIEELKVLPDPELYNPRKTEAELAALKEKGLEINGYEGMMKQMTKKSLVVDDLSHYESEKLIEIYKPDIFCAGIKEKYVVQKMGVPLKQLHSYDYGGPYTGFEGAVNFYKDIDRMVNNPVWKLIKAPWEKAGNGAALEATYVTQ, from the coding sequence ATGGAGGCGAACACACATTTTCCGGATCCTTCCCAGGTTAGGGAGGAGCTGATACAAAGATATCCGACCAAGGTCGCAAAAAAGCGGGCAAAGTCGATTATTGTTAACGATCCTCAAATCATTCCGGAAGTACAGGCCAACGTCCGTACCGTTCCGGGAATCATCACACAGCGCGGCTGCTCCTATGCCGGTTGTAAAGGTGTGGTACTCGGACCTACCCGTGATATCGTCAACATCGTTCACGGCCCGATCGGGTGCAGTTTTTATGCATGGATGACCCGCCGTAACCAGACGAGAACCGAGTCATTGATGGATGCCAACTTCATTCCCTACTGTTTTTCAACTGACATGCAGGAGGAGAATATTGTTTTCGGTGGTGAAAAGAAGCTGAAACAGGCTATCCAGGAGGCTTACGACCTCTTTCATCCGAAATCCATCGCTATTTTTTCGACCTGTCCGGTTGGTCTGATCGGTGATGACGTTCATGCAGCATCGAGAGAGATGAAGGAAAAACTCGGCGACTGCAACGTTTTCGGTTTCAGTTGTGAAGGGTACAGGGGCGTCAGCCAGTCGGCAGGCCACCACATCGCCAACAACGGTGTTTTCAAGCACATGGTTGGCCGCGACAACACCCCGAGTGAAGGCAAGTTCAAACTGAACCTTCTGGGTGAATACAACATTGGCGGTGATGCGTTTGAAATCGAGCGCATTTTCGAGAAAGCAGGTCTGACACTGGTCTCATCGTTCAGCGGCAACTCAACGGTGAAGCAGCTTGAAAACTCTCACACTGCTGATCTTAACGTGATCCAGTGTCACCGATCAATCAACTACATGGGTGACATGATGGAGACCAAGTATGGAATCCCGTGGATGAAGGTCAGTTTTGTCGGTGCCGAGTCGTCAGCAAAGTCATTGAGAAAAATTGCCGAGTACTTTGATGATGAAGAGCTGAAGGCACGCGTTGAAGCGGTAATTGCCGAGGAGATGCCGAAGGTAAAGGCGATCATTGATGAAATCCTGCCTCGCACGACAGGAAAAACTGCGATGCTCTTTGTCGGCGGTTCACGCGCCCATCACTACCAGGATCTCTTTACCGAACTTGGCATGACAACGGTTGCTGCGGGTTATGAGTTTGCTCACCGTGATGACTATGAAGGCCGGGATGTGCTGCCAAACATCAAGATCGATGCCGACAGCAAGAATATCGAGGAGCTGAAGGTTTTGCCTGATCCGGAACTCTACAATCCGAGAAAAACCGAAGCGGAACTCGCGGCGCTTAAGGAGAAGGGTCTTGAGATCAATGGCTACGAAGGCATGATGAAGCAGATGACCAAAAAGTCTCTCGTAGTCGATGACCTCAGCCACTACGAGTCTGAAAAGCTGATCGAGATCTACAAACCCGATATTTTCTGCGCAGGCATCAAGGAGAAGTATGTGGTACAGAAGATGGGTGTTCCGTTGAAGCAGCTTCACAGCTACGACTACGGCGGACCATATACAGGCTTTGAGGGTGCAGTGAACTTCTATAAAGATATCGATCGCATGGTGAACAACCCGGTATGGAAGCTGATCAAGGCTCCATGGGAAAAAGCCGGAAACGGTGCAGCGCTCGAAGCCACTTACGTTACACAGTAA
- a CDS encoding aldo/keto reductase has protein sequence MHKRELGNTDMRITPIGFGSWAIGGGGWAYSWGAQDDGDAVEAIQRAVELGVNWIDTAAVYGLGHSEELVARAVAGMKHKPYIFTKCSLVWNEQHQISNSLKPDSIRRECEASLKRLQVDAIDLYQLHWPNPEADMEAGWQEMARLKEEGLVRHIGVSNFSVAQLQRVMALAPVASVQPPYSMLRPAAEVELLPFCLEHNIGVIVYSPMLSGMLTGAMTRERAAQFSVDDWRRQNKEFQEPRLSANLELVQLLLRIGAPHKLSPGEVAIAWTLRNPAVSGAIVGGRNASQVEGIIGAGEFRLSQQEIGIIDQHIAGMPK, from the coding sequence ATGCATAAAAGAGAGCTTGGCAATACGGATATGCGCATTACTCCCATCGGTTTCGGAAGCTGGGCTATAGGGGGCGGTGGCTGGGCTTATAGCTGGGGTGCGCAGGATGACGGCGATGCCGTGGAGGCAATTCAGCGTGCGGTTGAGCTGGGCGTCAACTGGATTGATACGGCTGCGGTTTACGGACTTGGACATTCGGAGGAGCTGGTTGCAAGGGCTGTCGCCGGTATGAAGCACAAGCCGTATATTTTCACCAAATGCTCTCTTGTATGGAATGAGCAGCATCAGATCAGCAATAGTCTCAAGCCTGATTCAATACGGCGTGAGTGTGAAGCGAGCCTGAAGCGGTTGCAGGTTGACGCCATTGACCTTTACCAGCTCCACTGGCCGAATCCGGAGGCTGATATGGAAGCGGGTTGGCAGGAGATGGCCCGCCTAAAGGAGGAGGGTCTGGTTCGCCATATCGGTGTTTCCAACTTTTCAGTTGCTCAATTGCAGCGGGTTATGGCTCTTGCACCGGTAGCTTCAGTTCAGCCGCCATACTCAATGCTTCGACCCGCCGCTGAAGTTGAACTCCTTCCGTTTTGCCTGGAGCATAACATCGGAGTTATTGTCTATTCACCGATGCTTTCCGGTATGCTGACCGGAGCCATGACCCGTGAACGCGCAGCACAATTTTCAGTGGATGACTGGCGTCGCCAGAACAAGGAGTTTCAGGAGCCTCGTCTATCGGCCAATCTCGAACTGGTTCAACTGCTTCTGCGCATAGGTGCGCCCCATAAACTTTCGCCGGGAGAGGTGGCCATAGCGTGGACCCTGCGAAACCCGGCGGTTAGCGGAGCAATAGTCGGAGGTCGCAATGCCTCCCAGGTTGAGGGGATAATCGGTGCGGGGGAGTTCAGGCTGAGTCAGCAGGAGATCGGCATTATTGATCAGCATATCGCCGGAATGCCAAAGTAA
- the nifK gene encoding nitrogenase molybdenum-iron protein subunit beta has protein sequence MLLRHTTKEVKEREGLTINPAKTCQPIGAMYAALGVHGCLPHSHGSQGCCSYHRSTLTRHYKEPVMAATSSFTEGASVFGGQANLLAAIETIFSVYDPDIIAVHSTCLSETIGDDLQQITRKARDDGKIPEGKHVIFASTPSFIGSHVTGYANMVTGIAEQFAVSTGSKKNQINIIAGWMEPSDMREIKRLSKELGVNIVLFPDTSDVLDAPQTGTHVFYPKGGTTIAELQSTGDSLSSLALGSISAEPAAIALEKKCKVPFETLDMPIGLRATDRFIMALSKAGNVTVPDEITADRGRLVDVIADMEQYLYGKRVALFGDPDQIIPLTEFLLDLNMKPVQIVSGTPGQRFEKQMRQILDERSPETKFKNGIGADMFLLHQWMKNEPVDLLIGNTYGKYMARDEDVPFIRFGFPILDRIGHSYFPSVGYSGGLRLVEKILTAILDRQDRDALEEKFELVM, from the coding sequence ATGCTACTAAGACATACGACAAAAGAGGTTAAAGAGCGTGAAGGGTTGACGATCAACCCGGCAAAAACCTGCCAGCCGATCGGCGCGATGTATGCCGCACTCGGTGTTCACGGCTGTCTGCCTCACAGCCACGGCTCTCAGGGGTGCTGCTCCTATCATCGCAGCACCCTCACCCGCCACTACAAAGAGCCTGTAATGGCGGCTACCAGTTCTTTTACCGAAGGTGCATCGGTGTTCGGAGGCCAGGCAAACCTGCTGGCTGCAATCGAAACCATCTTTTCGGTCTATGATCCTGATATCATTGCCGTCCACTCTACCTGCCTGAGTGAGACTATCGGTGATGACTTGCAGCAGATCACAAGAAAAGCAAGGGATGACGGCAAAATCCCGGAAGGCAAGCATGTCATTTTCGCCAGCACACCAAGCTTTATCGGTTCACACGTTACCGGTTATGCAAACATGGTAACCGGCATAGCTGAACAGTTTGCGGTTTCAACCGGCAGCAAGAAAAACCAGATCAACATTATTGCCGGGTGGATGGAGCCTTCGGACATGCGCGAAATCAAGCGTCTGTCAAAAGAGCTCGGCGTAAACATTGTGCTCTTCCCGGACACCTCTGACGTGCTTGATGCACCGCAGACCGGAACCCATGTCTTCTACCCGAAAGGCGGCACAACTATTGCGGAGCTTCAGAGCACCGGCGACAGCCTCTCTTCGCTTGCTCTCGGAAGCATCAGCGCTGAACCGGCGGCCATTGCCCTGGAGAAAAAGTGCAAGGTGCCGTTTGAAACGCTTGACATGCCGATAGGCCTCAGAGCAACAGACCGCTTCATCATGGCACTCAGCAAGGCCGGAAATGTAACGGTACCTGATGAGATCACTGCTGACCGGGGACGTCTTGTCGATGTTATTGCCGATATGGAGCAGTACCTCTACGGGAAAAGAGTTGCGCTCTTCGGCGACCCCGACCAGATCATTCCTCTGACCGAGTTCCTGCTCGACCTGAATATGAAGCCGGTTCAGATTGTCAGCGGCACACCCGGGCAGCGTTTTGAAAAACAGATGCGCCAGATTCTTGATGAACGCTCACCGGAGACAAAATTCAAGAATGGTATTGGTGCAGACATGTTCCTTTTGCATCAGTGGATGAAGAATGAACCGGTTGACTTGCTGATCGGCAACACCTACGGCAAGTACATGGCCCGTGACGAAGATGTGCCGTTCATCCGTTTCGGTTTCCCGATTCTCGACCGTATCGGCCACAGCTACTTCCCGAGTGTCGGGTACAGCGGCGGCTTGAGGCTGGTAGAGAAGATCCTGACCGCGATTCTGGATCGCCAGGATAGGGATGCGTTGGAGGAGAAGTTTGAACTGGTGATGTAA